The Cellulophaga sp. RHA19 genome includes the window TTCTACAATACGTACCAAGTATAAACCTTTTTCAAAAGTACCTTCTAAAAAGTGCTGATTTAGTTTGTTAGAATTTAAATACAAGAAAGCCAGCGAAGAAATATTATCATTTTTAGGAAAACTTTTACTCTCTATCATTGCTTCCATTTTTGTTAATGTAGCTTTAAATTGAGTACTATACTTTACGTAAAACAAAGATTCCAGTAAATAATGGTTACCTTTTAAAAAGAATACTGGATTTAAGTAAATCATATCCTTATTTTCATAAAAAAGATCTACCCATTTATTAGCGTATTTGTAACAAGATAAAAAATCCTGTATTAAAAAACTATACCATAAATATGCTTTGTATAACCATAGTTTTTCTCTAAAACCTAAATCTTCAATATTGTAAATTGGCAAATGATCATTAAAGTAGGTTTTTACTTTTTTTAAGTCTTCATCACTACGTACATACCCTACTTTTAACATCATACCATACAACTGCAAAGACAAGTTGCTAAGCTTACTTGTCATTACATTATGCGCAGACAACTCTTTAGCTTGTACAGCCAACTCATTAGCCCTGTCAGGAATACTACGCGTTATATATTGAGTTTCAATTACTTTTTCTAACTCTACTATTTCATAAGCTATATTTTTTTCCTCGTTTTCTATAGCTATACCTTTTACTTTATCTAAAAGTTTTAAACTCTGTTTATATAATCCCTTTTGATATAAAATAGTAGCAAAATCTAACTGCTCTCTAATTTGAACACGGATATTTTGATTAACTGGATTTAATCTAAGACTAACAAGAATTTGCTTATATAGGTGTGCTTTTAAGTTAGATAGCTGTGCTTTTTTTACAATACCACTATCTAAAATAACTTTTTCGCTATAGGTTTTTGCTTTATCTAAAAGATTAAAAAGAGATAAAAACTTGGCATCTGTATTAACCCCTAAGCGTCCTACATACAATTTAAACTGTCGCTTTTCTGACTTAGAAAGTGACTTTACCAATACAAACAAGGCATCTTTATGAGGAGTTGTCATCGTAAAAAAATGAATTTAAATAACTGATTATCAATTGATTAACATTTCAAAAAAGCACTTAAACGTTGTAAATGTTTTTTTGCTGATTCAATATTAATAATAAAGGACTATATATTCGTATAGCAGCCCAAAATTAAATAAAATAAAATGAGTAAAGATAAAGTTCAAATATTTGACACCACACTAAGAGACGGAGAGCAAGTCCCAGGATGTAAGTTAGACGCTAAGCAAAAGCTAATAATAGCAGAGCGTTTAGACTTATTAGGGGTAGATGTAATAGAAGCTGGTTTCCCAATATCTAGCCCAGGAGATTTTAATTCTGTAATGGAAATATCTAAATTAGTTAAAAATGCAACAGTTTGTGGTTTAACTAGAGCTGTAAAAAAAGATATAGAAGTTGCTGCAGAGGCTGTAAAATACGCTAAAAGACCAAGAATACATACTGGTATTGGAACATCTGACTCGCACATAAAGCACAAATTTAATTCTAACAAGGATCAAATTATAGAAAGAGCTGTGGCTGCTGTAAAATACGCAAAAACATTTGTTGAAGATGTAGAGTTTTACGCAGAAGATGCAGGTAGAACAGACAATGAATTTTTAGCAAGAGTATGCACAGAAGTTGTAAAAGCTGGTGCAACTGTATTAAATATACCAGATACAACTGGATATTGTTTACCTGAAGAATACGGTGCTAAAATGAAATACTTATATGAAAATGTAGAAGGCATTCACAAAGCAATTTTATCTTGTCACTGTCACAACGATTTAGGTTTAGCAACTGCAAACTCTATTGCTGGTGTTATGAATGGTGCAAGACAAATAGAATGTACTATTAACGGTATTGGAGAACGCGCTGGTAACACTTCATTAGAAGAAGTAGTTATGATATTAAGACAGCATCCAAACCTTAATTTAGATACAGATATTAATAGTAAACTACTTTATGATACTAGTTTAATGGTATCTAGCAAAATGGGAATGCCAGTGCAACCTAACAAAGCAATTGTTGGCGCAAATGCATTTGCACATAGTTCTGGCATACACCAAGACGGCGTAATTAAAAACAGAGAGACTTACGAAATTATAGACCCTGCAGATGTTGGCGTTAACGAATCTTCTATAGTACTTACTGCACGTAGTGGTAGAGCCGCTTTAGCTTACAGAGCTAAAAATATTGGTTACGAACTTACTAAAACACAATTAGATGTGGTTTACACAGAGTTTTTAAATTTTGCTGATAGAAAAAAAGAAGTAGTAGATGAAGACATACATGAAATAATAAGTGTCTGTAACATACAAATAGAAACAACCGTATAATATGAATTTAAAAATAGCTCTTCTTGGCGGTGATGGTATAGGACCAGAGGTTCTTGCACAAGCTGTTAAATGTCTACAATCTGTAGAAACTACATTTAACCACCATTTCACCTTTTCCCCTGCCTTAGTTGGCGCTACTGCTATAGACCAAACTGGTAATCCGTTGCCAGATGAAACCTTAGAAATCTGTAGAAACTCAGATGCTGTTTTATTTGGTGCTATTGGCGCTCCTAAATATGATAATGATCCTAATGCTAAAGTTCGCCCAGAACAAGGTTTACTTAAACTTAGGAAAGAGTTAGGCTTGTTTAGTAATGTTAGGCCTGTACATGTATACCAGAGCCTAATAGACAGATCACCGCTAAAAAAGGAAATTATTTCTGGAGTAGACTTTACCATTTACAGAGAATTAACTGGTGGTATCTATTTTGGAGAAAAAAAATTAAACGAAAAAGGAACAGTTGCATCTGACCTTTGTGAGTATTCTGAAAAAGAAATAAGCAGAATTGCTCATTTAGCATTTAAAGCGGCAAAAAACAGAAGAAAAAAAGTAACACTTGTAGATAAAGCAAATGTATTAGAGTCTTCTAGATTATGGCGTAAAGTAGTTACTAGAATAGGTGAAAGTTATCCTGAAATAGAATTAGACTTTTTATTTGTTGATAATGCTGCTATGCAAATGATATTAAATCCATCACAGTTTGATGTTATTTTAACTAACAATATGTTTGGCGATATTATTTCTGATGAAGCTAGCGTTATAACTGGTTCTATTGGTTTACTTGCCTCTGCATCTGTAGGTGCAGAAAATGCAATGTTTGAGCCTATACACGGTTCTTTTCCGCAGGCAACGGGCTTGGATATTGCCAATCCAATTGCCGCTATATTATCTGCCGCAATGTTACTAGAACATCACGGTTTAAATGAAGAAGCACAAGCCATACAAATGGCTGTAGAAAATGCTATTATTAATAATGTTGTTACATCAGATCTAAATCCAGATAGCACATTAGGAACAGATTATGTTGGCGATTATATTGCTAACAGCATTGTAGATACAGATGAATATTTACACTTAAACAACGAAAACATAGGCTTAGGAAAATCTACTATTATTTAGTAGATTTTTCCTTTAATAAGCTATTTATTGTTTGCGTAAAATCGGTTTTAAATTCTGTGTATTTTTCTCCTGTAGCAGGCCCATTAAACCCTGTGTGTATTTTACGCACATTACCACTTCTATCAATTAGTATTGTTGTTGGGTAAGACAAAATATGATTTAACATTGGTAATTTCTGTTGTGCCTTTTGCTTGCTAGAATTACCATATTGCGCCAATAAAATAGGATACTCTACTCCTATTTTTTCTTTTAAACGCTTTATTTTATTAAAAGCACTTTCTTTTGTTTTAGCATATTCAAAAGCTAATGAAATTATTTTTAAATCTTCATTTTTATTGTCTTTTAAAAACTGAGTTAAAAACTTTGTTTCATCTAAACAATTAGGGCACCAAGTACCCATAATTTGTACTATTACCACTTTATTTTGATAAACCTTATCACTTAAAGAAATGGTCTTGTTATTTACATCAGGAAAAGAAAAATCTAACTTTTTATAACCTTCATTTAAATAGGTAAGTGTGGTATCTGCAGGCAGCTCATAACTTTCGTTTCTTTTTGCTAAAAAAGGTTCTTTAAAATGATTACCAGAATAAAAAGTTCCTTCTAAAACCGAATCTGTTAATTTACCAGTAAACAAAAACGCATGTGCACCATCAAAAGTAGAAAGTTTTAAAGAGTCGCCATCTACAACCCCTCTAAATACCTATAATCACCCGTAGTGGTTCTAAAAGTACCTGTTACTTTAGTATTATTCTGTTTAAAAACACCTTTAGCAATGTAACTATCTTCTGTTTCTGGACTAAAAATAGTCTCCCAAACTCCACTAACATTTTTATTTGGAGTTTTATCCACTTTAAATCGTTCTACATCATTATTAAAAACAGCTTTAAACGGCACTACCCTATCTAAACTTTCTTTAATAAAACTTCCACTAATTTCTGTAGCTGTAAATTTTCCTTTTAAATACCCTTCAAAAACCGGCATTTTAATCGTTATAGAATCGTTTTCTATACTAATTTCATCTACATCTATTACTTCCTCTGCATTAAAAACTTGTATTGCAATTACATTTTTATCGTTATAATTTAATGCAAAAATAAAGGGTAGCACCTCATTATCTTGCACTTGCAGTTGAGCCAACCATTTACCTTCTTTTAATTTTTCTGTTTTAGGTGTTGAACAAGAATAAACAAAAAATAAAACAATAGTTAACAGTCCTAATTTCTTCATAATAAAGTGGTTTTTGTAAAAATCGTAATATAAACTAAAAGCTTACAATAAAAAATGGAAAATGGTTTAAATATGTGTTGAATGTCTTTACGCATTGTCCTATCTTTGGGGCTTTAAATTTTTAGAATGAAAATATCTTACAACTGGTTAAAACAGTTTTTACATATTGATTGGGAAGCTGATAAAACGGCAGAATTATTAACAGATTTAGGTTTAGAAGTAGAAGGCATTTCTGAATTTGAAAGTGTTAAAGGTGGACTAAAAGGTATTGTGGTTGGGCACGTATTAACATGCGTAAAACACCCTAACGCAGATAAACTAAAATTAACTACTGTAGATATAGGCGCAGATGCTCCTGTACAAATAGTTTGTGGCGCTCCCAATGTAGACAAAGGACAAAAAGTACCCGTTGCTACTATTGGCACTACCCTTTACACGGAAGAGGGTGAAGCTTGGAAAATTAAAAAGGGAAAAATACGTGGTGAAGAAAGCCACGGAATGATTTGTGCTGAAGACGAACTTGGTTTAGGCAAAGGTCATGATGGTATTATGGTTTTAGCAGAAGACTTAAAACCTGGAACTCCTTGTTCTGAAATTTTTGAAATAGAATTAGATACCGTTTTTGAAATTGGTTTAACACCAAACCGAGCAGATGCAATGAGCCACTTTGGTGTTGCAAGAGATTTAAGAGCCGGATTAATTCAGCAAGAGATTAAAAAAGAATTAATTACACCTCCTGTAACAAATTTTAATGTTGAAAATAGATCATTAAAAGTTGCTGTAGATGTTTTAGATAAAGATTTAGCACCTAGATATTGCGGTGTAACCATAAGTAACTTAGAAGTTAAAGATTCTCCTGATTGGTTAAAAAACAGGTTACGATCAATAGGGTTAACTCCTAAAAACAACGTTGTAGATGCTACCAACTATGTACTACATGAGCTAGGACAGCCATTACACGCTTTTGATGCTAACAAAGTTAAAGGTCACAAAATAGAAGTTAAGACTGTTGCTGCTGGTACAAAATTTACAACCTTAGATGATGTAGAAAGAGAACTACATGAAGAAGATCTAATGATATGTGATGAAGAAAAACCATTATGTATAGCTGGTATTTTTGGAGGCAAAGACTCTGGAGTAACAGAAAATACTACTGCAATATTTTTAGAAAGTGCTTATTTTAATCCTGTTTCTGTACGTAAAAGTGCCAAAAGACACGGTTTAAATACAGATGCTTCTTTTAGATTTGAAAGAGGTATAGACATACAAAATGTAGAATATGCATTACGCAGAGCAGCTTCATTAATTAAAGAAATTGCTGGTGGTGATATTACATCAGACATTGTAGATCTTTACCCTAAAAAAGTTGAAGATCACGAAGTATTTTTAACGTACGAAAAAATTAACAAGTTAATTGGTCAAAACATACCAGGAGAAACAATAAAATCTATTTTAACATCCTTAGATATTAAAGTAAAAAATGTTTCGGAATCTGGAATGGGACTTGCCATACCTTTTTACCGTGTAGATGTACAAAGACAAGTAGATGTTATTGAAGAAATTCTTAGAGTTTATGGTTATAACAACATTAACTTTACAACAAAACTTAATGCATCTATAGCTTCTACATCTAGGTTTGAAGATTATAAGTTACAAAACGTAATTGGAAACCAATTGGCTAGTCAAGGTTTTTATGAAATTATGGCAAATAGCTTAACAACTATAGACTATAATAAACACTCTGAAAACTTAAAGGATGACAACTCTGTTGTTATGCTAAACCCTCTTAGCTCTGACTTGTCTGCATTAAGACAGTCTATGCTATTTAGCGGCTTAGAAGCAATATCACACAACATAAACAGAAAGAGTCTAAATCTAAAGTTTTTTGAATTTGGAAAAACGTACCATAAATTTTTAGACAAAAGAATAGAAAATAAGCATTTATCTTTATTCTTAACAGGCAAACAGGAAGATGACAACTGGTATGCTACACAAAACAAATCAGATTTCTTTTACCTAAAATCTTATATAGAAACTGTTTTTAGTAAACTTGGAATACTTAAAACAAATTCTTCTCCTGTTGAAAACGATATTTTTCAAGAAGGTTTAGTATTAAAATCTAAAAAACTTACTCTTGTAGAGTTTGGTGTTATTAAACCATCTATTACATCAGATTTTGATATAAAACAAGAAGTATTATTTGCAGATTTTAACTGGGATAATATTATAAAGTTAGCAGCAGAAAATACAGTTGCATTTAAAGAAATTAGCAAATACCCTACTGTAAAAAGAGATTTTGCTTTATTGCTAGATACAAAAGTTAACTTTAAAGATCTTTATGATATAGCTTTTGAAACAGAAAAGAAGTATTTAAAAGAAGTTAATTTATTTGATGTGTACACAGGAGATAAACTTCCTGAAGGTAAAAAATCTTATGCGGTAAGTTTTACCCTGTCTGACGATAAAGACACATTAAAAGACAAGCAAATAGATAAAATTATGTCTAAGCTTAGAAACAACTACGAGAAAAAGTTAGGAGCAGAATTAAGATAGTATCTTAAATCTGCTTTGGCAAAATTACGCTGTCTATAAGATGCATTACACCATTACACTGTTCTGCATCTGCAGCTGTAATTTTTGCAGAATGCCCTAAAGCATCTGTAAGTATAATATCTGTACCTTTCATTGTAGCAACAATTTTTTTACCTTGTATAGTAGTATAAGTTGCAACACCATTACCCTGGCACATTGCCTTTAAAATTTTTGATGCAGATATTTTACCTGCAATTATATGATAAGTAAGTAAAGAGGTTAAATCTTTTTTATTTTCACTTTTAAGCAACTTAGTTATTTTCTCTGACGATATTTTACTAAAAGCTTTGTCATTAGGTGCAAACACCGTAAAAGGACCATCGTTACGTAACAAGTCTTCTAAATCTGACCCTTGCATTGCTGCCAATAAAGTCTTATGTGTTTGTGATTGTTGTGTATTCTCTACAATGGAAAAATCGGGGTTCATCCCTTGATTTGCAGTAGTTGTAGAAGAATTTTGAGCTGATAAATAGCCTGCAGATACTAAGGCTAGTAGTAGATGAATTAGGGGGAATTTCATACGAATGTAAAAGTAAATATAATTAAGATTGTCGGTGAACAGTGAAGTTCACCGACAATATACAACTTTTACATTACTGTACAACTATAAAATGTGTATTTTATCGATAAGATAACCTTAAATTAAGATTGGTACAGCTTTTCTCTTTGCTCTTTTATAGACTTATCAGACATATACTCATCAAAAGTTAAGTATCTATCTATAGCTCCATTAGGCGTCAACTCTATTATTCTATTAGCAACTGTATTAGCAAACTCATGATCATGTGTAGTAAACAATACTGTTCCTTTAAAGTTTTTTAATGAATTGTTAAACGCAGTAATACTCTCTAAATCCAAGTGGTTTGTAGGCTCATCTAGCATAACAACATTAGCTCTAAGCATCATCATTCTACTTAACATACAACGCACTTTTTCACCTCCGGAAAGTACTGTACATTTTTTTAACCCTTCTTCTCCACTAAAAAGCATTTTACCCAAAAAGCCTCTAATGTGTACTTCTTCTCTTTCTTCTTCAGTTTTTGCCCATTGACGCAACCAATCTACTAGGTTTATTGGTTTATTAAAGAAATCTGAGTTATCTGCTGGCAAATAAGATTGTGATGTTGTAACACCCCATTGAAATTCACCTGTAGTAGCTTGTTTGTTATTATTTACAATTTCATAAAAAGCAGTACTTGCTCTAGAATCTTTAGAAATTATAGCTACCTTATCTCCTTTGGCTAAATTTATATTTACATCTTTAAAAAGTAAATCACCATCTTCTGAGGTTGCTGAAAGATTTTCTACATTTAATATTTGATCTCCGGCTTCTCTTTCTCTTTCAAAAATAATTGCAGGATACCTTCTACTTGATGGTTTAATATCATCAATTTTTAATTTAGAAAGCATCTTTTTTCTAGACGTTGCTTGTTTACTTTTTGCAACGTTAGCACTAAAACGCATAATAAACTCTTGTAGTTCTTTTGCTTTTTCTTCTGCTTTCTTATTTTGTTGTGCCCTTTGTCTTGCTGCAAGTTGACTACTCTCATACCAGAACGTATAGTTACCAGAATACAAGTTTAGTTTACCAAAATCTATATCACCTATAGAAGTACAAACAGCATCTAAAAAGTGTCTATCGTGAGATACTACAATTACAGTATTATCATAACCAGCTAAAAAGCGCTCTAACCAATTAATGGTTTCATAATCCAAGTCGTTAGTAGGCTCATCCATAATTAAAACATCAGGACTACCAAATAAAGCTTGAGCTAATAACACACGTACTTTTAATTTTGAATCTAAATCTGCCATTGAAGAAAAATGAAACTCTTCAGATATACCCAAGTTAGACAACATTGTAGCGGCTGCACTATCTGCATTCCAACCATCCATTTCTTCAAAAAGAACTTGCAACTCCCCTATTCTGTCTGCATTAGCATCATCATAATCTGCATAAAGGGCATCAATTTCTTTCTTAATTTTATATAATGGCTTATTACCCATTACCACTGTTTCTTGCACTGTAAACTCATCATAAGCATTGTGGTTCTGCTCTAGAATAGACATTCTTTTTCCTGCCTCTAAATGTACGTGTCCAGAAGTGGCATCAATTTGCCCAGATAGTACTTTTAAAAAGGTAGATTTACCAGCACCATTGGCACCAATTATACCATAACAATTTCCTTGAGTAAAAGTTACGTTAACATCATCAAAAAGGATTCTTTTTCCAAATTGAACAGATAAATTAGATACTGATAGCATAGTTTTATTTTAAAATTTGTGCAAAAATAGTGAATTTAAACCCCTAATACCAATACATTTTAACCAATAAACTATGTATTTCATCTTTGTATTAATTTTTTTAACTACACATTAACAATAGTACACCCTAAGGTTCATTAAATTTGTGTGTAACGTTAGCTATTACTATATGAATAAATTTTTACTCTTTCTTTCCATTTCTTTATTAATAAGTTGTGGTGAGAAACAAAAAAACTCCCCATACATATACTTTGCTGGTGAAATTGTAAACCCCAAAAACGACAGTGTTGTCTTATATAAAGATGACCGTAAAGTTTGCTCTAGAAAATTAGACAATGATAATAGGTTTGCTTTTGAATTAGATTCTTCTGCTGAAGAAGGTTTATATCATTTTGGGCATAAAGAAGTACAATATATATACTTAGAAAAAGGAGATAGCCTATTAATACGAGTTAATACGGTAGATTTTGATGAGTCGTTGGTATTTGATGGTATTGGTCAAGAAATAAATAACTTTTTACTTGAAATGTTTTTGATTCATGAGAATGAAGAATTAAACATTGTAGATAAACTATATGTTTTAGAGCCTAAAGCATTTAGTAAAAAAGTTGACTCCTTACACAGTATAAAAATAAATGCATTAAATAATTTAAAGATTGATGCTAATTTATCTGATAACGCGGTAACAATTGCTAAAACAGGAATAGATTACACTACCTATTTATACAAAGAAAAGTATCCTTTTAAACACAGAAGAGCTTTAAAAGAAAAGGCACTTATGCAACCGCCTGAAGATTTTTATGCTTATCGAAAAGATCTTACATACAACAACCCAAATTACACTTACATTACTCCATATTATAATTTTATGAAGCAACACTTTGGAGGTATGTCTTATATTAATTGTAAAGAAGGTTGCGAGCTAAATGGCAGTTACTACATAAACCAATTACATTTTAGCGAACACCAGCTTAGGCTTATAGACAGTATGGTTGGAGAAAAAAATTTAAAAGACAACCTAATAAGAAATGTAGCTTTAAATTACCTTTTACGTTCTGATGATACTTATGAGAACAACAAGGCATTTATGACAGACCTACATAAGATTGCTAGCAAAAACAAACATATAGCAGAAATAGATTCTTTATTTGTTAATATAGAAAAACTACAACCAGGTTCAGTTTTACCAGGAATATACGTTCAGAATATTAACGGAGAACAAAAGACACTAAAAACAATTAGCGAAGAACAAAAAAATGTAGTTTTTTACTTTTGGATGGGAGAAAATAATATTCATTTTAAAAATATCATAAACCGTGTGAATGATTTAAAAGAAAAAACCAAAAACAACTACACTTTTGTTGGTATAAGCTTAAGAACAAATAAGAAAAACTGGGAAAATATTGTAAAAGCTAACAACTTAACCAAAGAAACTCAGTATAGAGCAGATGATTTAAAAAAGATAAACAATGCTTTAATAATAAACGGTAAGCTTAACAGAGCTATAATAACTAAAAATGGTAAAATTACTAATGGCTTTGCTAATATGTATGGTCAGTTCTAGAGAGTAAAAATCATAACTTATA containing:
- a CDS encoding 2-isopropylmalate synthase, which translates into the protein MSKDKVQIFDTTLRDGEQVPGCKLDAKQKLIIAERLDLLGVDVIEAGFPISSPGDFNSVMEISKLVKNATVCGLTRAVKKDIEVAAEAVKYAKRPRIHTGIGTSDSHIKHKFNSNKDQIIERAVAAVKYAKTFVEDVEFYAEDAGRTDNEFLARVCTEVVKAGATVLNIPDTTGYCLPEEYGAKMKYLYENVEGIHKAILSCHCHNDLGLATANSIAGVMNGARQIECTINGIGERAGNTSLEEVVMILRQHPNLNLDTDINSKLLYDTSLMVSSKMGMPVQPNKAIVGANAFAHSSGIHQDGVIKNRETYEIIDPADVGVNESSIVLTARSGRAALAYRAKNIGYELTKTQLDVVYTEFLNFADRKKEVVDEDIHEIISVCNIQIETTV
- a CDS encoding peroxiredoxin family protein; the protein is MFTGKLTDSVLEGTFYSGNHFKEPFLAKRNESYELPADTTLTYLNEGYKKLDFSFPDVNNKTISLSDKVYQNKVVIVQIMGTWCPNCLDETKFLTQFLKDNKNEDLKIISLAFEYAKTKESAFNKIKRLKEKIGVEYPILLAQYGNSSKQKAQQKLPMLNHILSYPTTILIDRSGNVRKIHTGFNGPATGEKYTEFKTDFTQTINSLLKEKSTK
- the leuB gene encoding 3-isopropylmalate dehydrogenase, producing the protein MNLKIALLGGDGIGPEVLAQAVKCLQSVETTFNHHFTFSPALVGATAIDQTGNPLPDETLEICRNSDAVLFGAIGAPKYDNDPNAKVRPEQGLLKLRKELGLFSNVRPVHVYQSLIDRSPLKKEIISGVDFTIYRELTGGIYFGEKKLNEKGTVASDLCEYSEKEISRIAHLAFKAAKNRRKKVTLVDKANVLESSRLWRKVVTRIGESYPEIELDFLFVDNAAMQMILNPSQFDVILTNNMFGDIISDEASVITGSIGLLASASVGAENAMFEPIHGSFPQATGLDIANPIAAILSAAMLLEHHGLNEEAQAIQMAVENAIINNVVTSDLNPDSTLGTDYVGDYIANSIVDTDEYLHLNNENIGLGKSTII
- the pheT gene encoding phenylalanine--tRNA ligase subunit beta — encoded protein: MKISYNWLKQFLHIDWEADKTAELLTDLGLEVEGISEFESVKGGLKGIVVGHVLTCVKHPNADKLKLTTVDIGADAPVQIVCGAPNVDKGQKVPVATIGTTLYTEEGEAWKIKKGKIRGEESHGMICAEDELGLGKGHDGIMVLAEDLKPGTPCSEIFEIELDTVFEIGLTPNRADAMSHFGVARDLRAGLIQQEIKKELITPPVTNFNVENRSLKVAVDVLDKDLAPRYCGVTISNLEVKDSPDWLKNRLRSIGLTPKNNVVDATNYVLHELGQPLHAFDANKVKGHKIEVKTVAAGTKFTTLDDVERELHEEDLMICDEEKPLCIAGIFGGKDSGVTENTTAIFLESAYFNPVSVRKSAKRHGLNTDASFRFERGIDIQNVEYALRRAASLIKEIAGGDITSDIVDLYPKKVEDHEVFLTYEKINKLIGQNIPGETIKSILTSLDIKVKNVSESGMGLAIPFYRVDVQRQVDVIEEILRVYGYNNINFTTKLNASIASTSRFEDYKLQNVIGNQLASQGFYEIMANSLTTIDYNKHSENLKDDNSVVMLNPLSSDLSALRQSMLFSGLEAISHNINRKSLNLKFFEFGKTYHKFLDKRIENKHLSLFLTGKQEDDNWYATQNKSDFFYLKSYIETVFSKLGILKTNSSPVENDIFQEGLVLKSKKLTLVEFGVIKPSITSDFDIKQEVLFADFNWDNIIKLAAENTVAFKEISKYPTVKRDFALLLDTKVNFKDLYDIAFETEKKYLKEVNLFDVYTGDKLPEGKKSYAVSFTLSDDKDTLKDKQIDKIMSKLRNNYEKKLGAELR
- a CDS encoding thioredoxin-like domain-containing protein, with translation MNKFLLFLSISLLISCGEKQKNSPYIYFAGEIVNPKNDSVVLYKDDRKVCSRKLDNDNRFAFELDSSAEEGLYHFGHKEVQYIYLEKGDSLLIRVNTVDFDESLVFDGIGQEINNFLLEMFLIHENEELNIVDKLYVLEPKAFSKKVDSLHSIKINALNNLKIDANLSDNAVTIAKTGIDYTTYLYKEKYPFKHRRALKEKALMQPPEDFYAYRKDLTYNNPNYTYITPYYNFMKQHFGGMSYINCKEGCELNGSYYINQLHFSEHQLRLIDSMVGEKNLKDNLIRNVALNYLLRSDDTYENNKAFMTDLHKIASKNKHIAEIDSLFVNIEKLQPGSVLPGIYVQNINGEQKTLKTISEEQKNVVFYFWMGENNIHFKNIINRVNDLKEKTKNNYTFVGISLRTNKKNWENIVKANNLTKETQYRADDLKKINNALIINGKLNRAIITKNGKITNGFANMYGQF
- a CDS encoding fasciclin domain-containing protein — translated: MKFPLIHLLLALVSAGYLSAQNSSTTTANQGMNPDFSIVENTQQSQTHKTLLAAMQGSDLEDLLRNDGPFTVFAPNDKAFSKISSEKITKLLKSENKKDLTSLLTYHIIAGKISASKILKAMCQGNGVATYTTIQGKKIVATMKGTDIILTDALGHSAKITAADAEQCNGVMHLIDSVILPKQI
- a CDS encoding ABC-F family ATP-binding cassette domain-containing protein; its protein translation is MLSVSNLSVQFGKRILFDDVNVTFTQGNCYGIIGANGAGKSTFLKVLSGQIDATSGHVHLEAGKRMSILEQNHNAYDEFTVQETVVMGNKPLYKIKKEIDALYADYDDANADRIGELQVLFEEMDGWNADSAAATMLSNLGISEEFHFSSMADLDSKLKVRVLLAQALFGSPDVLIMDEPTNDLDYETINWLERFLAGYDNTVIVVSHDRHFLDAVCTSIGDIDFGKLNLYSGNYTFWYESSQLAARQRAQQNKKAEEKAKELQEFIMRFSANVAKSKQATSRKKMLSKLKIDDIKPSSRRYPAIIFEREREAGDQILNVENLSATSEDGDLLFKDVNINLAKGDKVAIISKDSRASTAFYEIVNNNKQATTGEFQWGVTTSQSYLPADNSDFFNKPINLVDWLRQWAKTEEEREEVHIRGFLGKMLFSGEEGLKKCTVLSGGEKVRCMLSRMMMLRANVVMLDEPTNHLDLESITAFNNSLKNFKGTVLFTTHDHEFANTVANRIIELTPNGAIDRYLTFDEYMSDKSIKEQREKLYQS